The following are from one region of the Etheostoma spectabile isolate EspeVRDwgs_2016 chromosome 15, UIUC_Espe_1.0, whole genome shotgun sequence genome:
- the stard3 gene encoding stAR-related lipid transfer protein 3, which yields MPGGDYGELGGSLPAIASLNASYSTSLSLPSPYLLPVPPAERKAISDVRRTFCLFVTFDLLFIFLLWIIELNISSSIWDSLKNEVVLYDYRSSFFDIFLLALFRFLCLQVGYAAFRLKHWWVIAVTTLVTSVFLVVKVIVSSLLSQNAFGYVIPITSFVVAWLETWFLDFKVLTQEADDERAYLAAVNAACERAPMIYPRAVSDGQFYSPPESVAGSEEDLDEEGLGRKAVTTQEKEYVRQGREAMSVVEQILAQEENWKYEKNNDLGDCVYTLEIPFHGKTFILKAFMQCPAELVYQEVILQPEKMVQWNRTVSACQILQRVDDNTLVSYDVSSGAAGGVVSARDFVNVRRVERKRDCYLSAGMATDHDGKPSSGRYVRGENGPGGFVVLKSSSNPSVCTFIWVLNTDLKGRLPRYLIHQSLAATMFEFMSHLRQRIAELRPSFRSHQHT from the exons ATGCCGGGTGGAGACTATGGGGAGCTCGGGGGCAGCCTCCCTGCCATCGCCTCCCTGAACGCTTCCTACTCTACATCGCTGTCCCTCCCTTCCCCGTACCTGTTACCCGTACCACCCGCAGAACGCAAGGCCATTTCTGACGTCCGCCGCACCTTCTGTCTCTTCGTGACATTCGATCTGCTCTTCATCTTCCTTCTGTGGATTATTGAGctgaat ATCTCCAGCTCAATCTGGGACAGCTTAAAAAATGAGGTTGTCCTTTATGACTACAGATCTTCCTTCTTTGACATCTTT CTGCTTGCCTTGTTTCGTTTCCTGTGTCTACAAGTGGGTTACGCTGCTTTTCGGTTGAAGCATTGGTGGGTTATTGCG GTTACCACTCTAGTGACCAGCGTCTTCCTCGTTGTTAAGGTCATCGTATCTAGT CTCCTTTCCCAGAATGCCTTTGGCTATGTGATTCCCATCACTTCGTTTGTGGTGGCCTGGCTGGAGACCTGGTTCCTTGACTTCAAGGTGCTCACTCAGGAGGCCGATGACGAGAGAG CCTACCTGGCAGCAGTGAACGCAGCCTGTGAACGAGCCCCCATGATCTACCCCCGCGCTGTTTCAGACGGACAGTTTTACTCTCCACCTGAATCCGTCGCAG GATCTGAAGAGGATCTGGATGAGGAGGGTCTTGGACGTAAAGCTGTCACTACACAG GAGAAGGAGTATGTCAGACAGGGTCGTGAGGCCATGTCTGTGGTAGAGCAGATCTTAGCCCAGGAGGAAAACTGgaagtatgaaaaaaacaat gACTTGGGAGACTGTGTCTACACTCTAGAGATCCCCTTCCATGGGAAGACTTTCATTCTGAAG GCCTTTATGCAGTGTCCTGCTGAGCTTGTGTATCAGGAGGTCATTCTGCAACCAGAGAAGATGGTCCAGTGGAACAGAACTGTTTCCGCCTGCCAG ATCCTTCAGAGGGTTGACGATAACACTCTAGTATCATATGATGTCTCCTCTGGAGCTGCCGGGGGAGTTGTGTCTGCGAG GGACTTTGTTAATGTTCGGCGGGTGGAACGCAAACGAGACTGCTACCTGTCTGCCGGCATGGCAACTGACCACGACGGCAAACCTTCAAGCGGTCGCTACGTCAG AGGAGAGAACGGTCCAGGAGGATTTGTGGTGCTCAAATCCAGCAGTAACCCGTCCGTCTGCACCTTCATCTGGGTCCTCAACACAGACTTGAAG GGCCGACTGCCCCGCTACCTCATCCACCAGAGTCTGGCCGCCACCATGTTTGAATTCATGTCCCATTTACGGCAACGTATAGCTGAGCTGCGGCCCTCGTTCCGCTCCCACCAACACACATAA
- the mreg gene encoding melanoregulin — translation MGSAFMKLCCCCCYDSGDDDDEDEEKQPLLPQDPLEYFNREVQKRRDEETNLWSEPGDPSHSERDDDRVLYGLLQARNKTRMGSTGYRRLSIGIDAMRDTRREVRDKWKTVMEHLGFTAEADSLLTVSAGASYDRMRNAPAARAMLNTLHSETSLFSSREPPPERYLLILDRLLYLDIAEDFLEKARSFYPPKDDSDEEESGLAINLPLLLARVEAMNGKGNEDEDESGGDDENLSDRS, via the exons ATGGGTTCAGCGTTTATGAAgctctgctgctgttgctgctacgATAGTGGGGACGACGATGACGAAGATGAGGAAAAGCAACCTTTATTACC TCAGGATCCTTTGGAGTATTTTAACCGTGAAGTCCAGAAGCGTCGTGATGAGGAGACCAACCTGTGGAGTGAGCCAGGAGACCCCAGCCACTCGGAGAGAGATGATGACCGGGTCCTATACGGCCTGCTGCAGGCCAGGAACAAGACCCGCATGGGATCCACG GGCTATCGCAGACTAAGTATTGGCATCGATGCCATGAGAGATACCCGTCGAGAAGTCCGAGACAAATGGAAGACAGTCATGGAGCACTTAG GTTTCACAGCGGAGGCCGACTCGCTGCTGACGGTGTCTGCTGGAGCCTCATATGACCGTATGCGTAATGCCCCCGCAGCACGTGCCATGCTTAATACGCTCCACAGTGAGACTTCCCTCTTCAGCAGCAGAGAGCCACCACCAGAGAGATATCTACTAATCTTG GATCGTCTCCTGTATCTAGATATAGCTGAAGATTTTCTGGAAAAGGCCAGGAGCTTCTATCCTCCAAAGGATGATTCTGACGAGGAGGAGTCGGGCCTTGCCATAAACCTGCCGCTGCTGCTGGCCAGGGTAGAGGCCATGAACGGAAAAGGCAATGAAGATGAGGACGAGAGCGGAGGAGATGATGAAAACTTAAGTGACAGATCTTAA